A stretch of Streptococcus chenjunshii DNA encodes these proteins:
- the gltX gene encoding glutamate--tRNA ligase, with protein MTQKIRVRYAPSPTGLLHIGNARTALFNYLYARHYGGEFIVRIEDTDRKRHVEDGERSQLENLSWLGVDWDESPAEPGAYGPYRQSERLEIYQGYIKELLEKGLAYESYVTEDELAAERERQEAAGETPRYINEYLGMSEAEKSAYIAERKSAGIVPTVRLAVNEAGIYKWDDMVKGEIEFTGANIGGDWVIQKKDGYPTYNFAVVVDDHLMEISHVIRGDDHIANTPKQLMVYEALGWQAPQFGHMTLIVNAETGKKLSKRDTNTLQFIEDYRKKGYLPEAVFNFIALLGWNPGGENEIFSRQELIELFDEKRLSKSPAAFDQKKLDWLSNEYLKNADFETVFGLCKPFLEAAGRLTDKAEKLVALYQPQLKSADEIVPLTDLFFADFPELTETERDFMSGETVPTVLEAFKAKLEAMSDDDFTAENIFPQIKAVQKETGIKGKNLFMPIRIAVSGEMHGPELPDTIFLLGREKAIRHIEKMQEQL; from the coding sequence TCCAACCGGCTTATTACATATCGGCAATGCGCGGACCGCGCTCTTTAATTACCTCTATGCCCGCCATTACGGCGGTGAGTTTATCGTTCGGATTGAGGATACTGACCGTAAACGCCATGTTGAAGACGGCGAGCGTTCCCAGCTGGAAAATCTCAGCTGGCTGGGCGTGGACTGGGATGAAAGTCCGGCAGAACCAGGTGCTTACGGCCCCTACCGCCAGTCAGAACGCTTAGAAATTTATCAGGGCTATATTAAAGAGCTTCTGGAAAAGGGGCTGGCTTATGAATCATATGTGACCGAAGATGAGCTCGCTGCGGAGCGCGAACGTCAGGAAGCAGCTGGCGAAACGCCGCGCTATATCAATGAATACCTCGGAATGTCTGAAGCGGAGAAGTCTGCCTATATCGCAGAGCGCAAGTCTGCCGGGATTGTGCCGACTGTGCGTTTAGCTGTTAATGAGGCTGGGATTTATAAGTGGGATGACATGGTTAAGGGGGAAATTGAATTTACAGGTGCTAACATCGGCGGTGACTGGGTCATTCAAAAGAAAGACGGCTATCCGACTTATAATTTTGCGGTTGTTGTTGACGATCATCTTATGGAGATTTCGCATGTTATTCGCGGAGATGACCACATTGCCAATACACCTAAGCAGCTGATGGTTTATGAAGCCTTGGGCTGGCAGGCACCTCAGTTTGGCCACATGACTTTGATTGTTAATGCAGAAACCGGCAAGAAGCTCTCTAAACGTGATACCAACACTCTGCAGTTTATCGAGGATTACCGCAAAAAAGGCTATCTGCCGGAAGCGGTCTTCAACTTTATTGCTCTGCTGGGCTGGAACCCAGGCGGTGAAAATGAGATATTTTCCCGTCAGGAGCTGATTGAGCTTTTTGATGAGAAGCGTCTCAGTAAGTCGCCGGCCGCGTTTGATCAGAAGAAATTGGACTGGCTGAGCAATGAATATCTTAAAAATGCAGATTTTGAAACGGTCTTTGGTCTTTGCAAGCCATTTCTTGAAGCAGCGGGCCGTTTAACAGACAAGGCAGAAAAGCTGGTGGCGCTCTATCAGCCGCAACTGAAATCGGCAGATGAGATTGTGCCCCTAACGGACCTATTTTTTGCCGATTTTCCGGAGCTAACGGAAACCGAACGTGACTTTATGTCAGGAGAAACGGTACCGACAGTTTTAGAAGCTTTCAAAGCGAAGCTGGAAGCTATGAGTGACGATGATTTCACTGCCGAAAATATTTTCCCGCAGATTAAAGCAGTGCAAAAAGAGACAGGGATTAAAGGGAAAAATCTCTTTATGCCGATTCGTATTGCTGTTTCAGGTGAAATGCACGGCCCTGAACTGCCGGATACTATCTTTCTGCTTGGACGGGAAAAGGCTATCCGCCATATCGAAAAGATGCAGGAACAGCTATAA
- a CDS encoding IS30 family transposase, protein MQDHYTPTGKHLTIADRRLIERWKQEGKSNREIAGLLGKAPQTINNEMKRGLVLQQVRKGKFEKLYRADRAQEVYEINRKNSRKAVSLTKKVKETIVHYIKLKWSPEMISKRKVNVPQSTIYYWMDKGYLGLTKADRLYPRKGKSPKKTASPNFMPVGKSIEERPEAITQRLEAGHYEIDTVVQTRAKAPCFLTLTDRKTRYEIIRYLPSKTAQAVNEALSSILQEYQITSITADNGAEFARLSEIFSEEKIYYAHPYCSWERGSNENHNRLIRRFLPKGKTRATRKLATQIEWWINNYPKRILNYKTPREIVFSG, encoded by the coding sequence ATGCAAGACCATTATACACCAACAGGCAAGCACTTGACAATAGCTGATCGCCGCTTGATTGAACGCTGGAAGCAAGAAGGGAAATCTAATCGTGAGATTGCAGGTCTCTTAGGCAAAGCTCCTCAAACGATAAACAACGAGATGAAACGTGGACTGGTCCTCCAACAGGTGCGTAAGGGGAAGTTTGAGAAGCTTTATAGGGCGGATAGAGCTCAGGAAGTGTATGAGATTAATCGAAAAAATAGCCGTAAAGCTGTTAGTCTCACGAAGAAAGTCAAGGAAACCATTGTCCACTACATCAAGCTGAAGTGGTCACCTGAGATGATTTCAAAACGTAAAGTCAACGTCCCACAATCCACCATATACTACTGGATGGACAAGGGGTACCTGGGGCTGACTAAGGCAGATAGGCTGTATCCAAGAAAAGGCAAATCCCCTAAGAAAACAGCCAGTCCTAATTTCATGCCTGTTGGAAAGTCGATTGAGGAGCGGCCTGAAGCGATCACTCAACGACTGGAGGCTGGGCATTATGAGATTGATACGGTTGTTCAGACACGGGCTAAAGCGCCTTGCTTTCTGACATTAACAGATCGAAAAACCAGGTATGAAATCATTCGTTACTTGCCCAGTAAGACAGCACAAGCCGTTAACGAAGCCTTGTCGAGCATTTTACAGGAATATCAGATCACGTCAATCACAGCTGATAATGGGGCAGAATTTGCTAGACTAAGCGAGATTTTTAGTGAAGAGAAGATCTACTATGCTCACCCTTATTGCTCTTGGGAAAGAGGCTCTAATGAGAATCACAACCGTCTTATTCGACGTTTCCTACCCAAGGGAAAAACAAGAGCGACCAGAAAACTGGCCACTCAGATTGAATGGTGGATAAACAATTATCCCAAACGAATATTAAACTACAAGACACCTAGAGAAATTGTATTCAGTGGCTAA